AACTAAACCAGACACCGCCAGCCTTAACAAGTTGCGAGATGGCCCATTTAATGCCAAATGTAAGGCTTTTTAGCCCGCCATGCCCGCCAAGACTGTAAGTTGGAATCCCGCTAATGTTTATTAAAACTTTAGCGGGATTTTTTGTTTATTTACTCGCTGGTCTACCGAAAACGTCGGTGCTTTCATCTATTGTTCCACCCTTAGCGGCCGCCTCTTCTTTTGACATGACTTTTTCTTTACATTTAGTACAGGCGTACACGATGCCACCAGTCTGTTTGCCCTCTGGCGTTTTACCGTCCCACAGACCGGACGCTTTCCATTCATGTACACATTTTTGTTCAAATACTTCAGATATAAAAATCACCTCCTAATAATTCTTTATATCAATATTACCAGTTTATATTATATGGTACGCGTGGTGTTGAGGGTAATGTATTGACAATTAGCTGCTCGAGCAGTAAAGTGTCAATGGAAGAGGCAACAAGAATAATAATAAATATGGGTTCTAAATTAAATAAAGAAAATATTGTTGAGAAAGATTACGTCAAAGAACTGTCGCAGACCCTGTCCTCGCAAGTAGCCGGAGAATTACGCGCCAAGAAGTACGCCGGAACTAAAGAGGTTATAGAGATGGTGGGGGCCGGGGCGTTTTTAGCGGCGTCACTGATCGCTCCCAAGTTTTCTACAGTCTTCAAGTCGGTAATAAAAGATTGGGATGCTCCGGAGCCGTGGCGGCGTTTTAATATTCCTTACCTCAAACGAACTTTGGGGCGTCTGGAAAAACAAAAGTTGGTGACGATTCGGGAAGAAAATGGGTCGTCAGTTGTAGAAATTACCGCGTCAGGCCGGCGTAAAATCCTCAAGTTTTCCTTGAATGCCATTGAAATTAAAGTGCCAAAATCTTGGGACAGAACCTGGCGTTTGGTAAGTTACGACATTCCCAATGAGGAGCGGGTGTTACGGATGGAGGTGGCGGAGTACTTGAAGGCCTGGGGATTTTATCAGTTGCACGAGAGCGTTTATTTGCATGCCTACGCTTGCGAAAAAGAGGTGGAATTTTTGCGAGAATATTTGAGGGTTGGGCAGTACTTAAGGATTTTCATGGTTAACAGAATCGAAAACGACCAACCTTTCCGCGACTTCTTCGGAATTTCCTAAATTGACAGTTAGCTGCTCGAGCAGTAAAGTGTCAATGTTTATTAAAATTGGACAATAGTATTAGTATTAGCATTAGTATTAGTATTAGCAGGTTAGAGAGGCGGTTGCTTGATAATTGTTTGAAAGGCTCCCCAAAGAAACCTCTAGTCTGTTATTCCGTGATATAATCTTCCCAACATTCGATTTCAATTTTTAGAGATGTGAGAGATGAATATTTCGGATCGAATAGGTCTTGATCTGGGGACTTTGGTGCCCTATTCAGCGATTCCGTTGCCGTACGTGAGTATGGCGATTTGCGCCAGTATCACACGAGCAGCCGGTTATGCCTTTTGGCAGGCCCGTCCGCTCCGTGGTGTCTCTTGGTCGGCCATAAAGAAGACGGAAATACCGGTTCGGAGCATCGAGCCGATGTGGGATTACAATCCACGTAACTTGAAATTATGGTTGCGCTACCTACCGTTTCGACGAGGACTCGACGCTGCTAATTGTTTTATTCGGCTCGCGGCGGCTTTTCCCATGGCTTGGCAAATAAACGATTACTTAAGCGCCGTAGTGTTAAATGAGATTAACTTGTATGACCGTCGCGATCCTGCTATGTTGGCTACCGCTGGAATTTTAGGTCAGCAGTACGCTTTGGATTTGTGGCATATTCGGCAACTTACAAAGGCTGGGGAAATGGTGAGTGCTGATAATTCAGCTGTTCAAACGTTGATTTTAGCAATGCTGCCAACGACTAAAATCGTTCACGTTCAAACTCGGAGCAAGGTCGAGTTGCGGCGTTTTTTGCGGGGGGAGACAACGGAACTGGGCAAGTTGCTACGAGAGGTCGCCAAAGCTGGGTTTGAGGGCTTTTACGTAGTTGAGATCCCGCCATTACTGGCTGGTTGGACAACACCGCAGAGTTACGCCAAGGGTCTGCGAAAGTTTCGGGAGAGCATTCTGACTTACTTTCCGTAAGTCCCGTCCCGCCAAGTCAAGTCTGCAAAGACAGGATGAGGCGGGACATTTTTTTAATTTGAAATTTACAATTTGAAATTTGAAAATATGATTTCGTATCTTGTCGTGAATGGTGGGTGTGTGGTGTTGCGTTATTTAGATTTGTTTGATAGAATGAAGTCTGGAAGGCGCTCTCGGGCAGTGAGCGTCTTTCTTTATTTTTGACTGGTTGCTTTATGAACGAAGTGAATTTAGCAACCATCAATCCCACGAAGCTTTAGCGAAGTGGGATCGGTTGAGGGGGATTCCCTACAAAGGCGGGCAGACATGCCCCGCCACTACGTTGAATCGGTGTGACTGGATTCCGGGTCAAGCCCGGAATGACAAGGTGCATCGAAGTTCTTGACAACGATCTAAATATATAGTTAACTACCACTAGACGTTACTCTCCGATATTTCCTTGCGCCATGTTTATTTCTTATCCTAATTACTAAAATTTATGACCACTCCAACTAACGTTATTCCCGTAACCGCCGTTCCGACGATTTTCCCAATGCGCGAAGTTGGCAACGATTTTACCGAAGCTTCCTTGCAAAAAGTGATTGGTGTTTTGGAATTGTTACCGGATTTTGGGATTCTCCGTCAAAAGGACGGCATTGATACTTACGTTTCGTTATCGCAAATTCGTCGTTTTAATTTACGGGTGGGCGATTTTATTGAAGGTTTAGCCCGGCCTCCCAAAGAAAATGAACGTTATCTTTCAATGATTCGAGTCGAAAAGATTCAAGGCTTGGAGCCGGATAAGGCAAAAGATCGACCAAATTTTGACAAAATTACTCCCATATTTCCCAACGAGCAGATTAAGCTGGAAACGACTAAAGACGTCCTGTCGACCCGACTCATCGACTTGATCGCACCGATCGGGAAGGGTCAACGGGGCATGATCGTCTCACCGCCCAAATCCGGCAAGACCTGGTTGCTAAAAGACATTGCTCAGGGTGTAGCCACAAATTACCCAGAAGTGGTTCTAATGGTTGCTCTAATCGGTGAAAGACCAGAGGAAGTCACCGACATGGCCCGCAATGTTAAAGGCGAAGTGTTTGCTTCTAATTTTGACGAGTCGGCCGAATTACAAACGCGAGCGGCCGAGATATGCTTGGAACGGGCCAAGCGGCTCTGCGAAGTCGGCAAGGACGTCGTCATCCTTTTAGATTCTATTACTCGTTTAGCCCGAGCTTACAACATGACGGTGCCACCAAGCGGCCGAACTCTCTCCGGAGGATACGATCCGTCAGCCCTTTACCCCAGTAAGCACTTCTTTGGGGCGGCTCGCAACTTGGAAGACGGCGGCTCTTTGACGATCATTGCAACTGCTCTGGTCGACACTGGCAGTCGAATGGATGATTTGATATTCGAAGAATTCAAGGGAACCGGTAATATGGAACTGCGACTCGACCGGGCTTTAGCCGAGCGCCGCACTTACCCGGCCATCGACATCCAGGCCAGCGGAACGCGTCACGAAGAGCTTTTGTTTGGCAAAAAAGAGCTGGAGAACATATTTAAGTTGCGCCGAATGGTCGATCTTCTCGATGGCAAAGACTCGACTTCGCTGGTCCTCGAGCGTTTGAAGAAGACGGAGACCAACGAAGAGTTTCTGAGGACTCTGCACGAATCAAAATGACGCTCGCTTCGTTCGCTACCAATTTCTGAGGCAGAAATTGTAAAATACCGTGTTATAATAAGAAGATGCTTAAATCCGGTCGTTTAAGCCGTCTGATCAACATTTTTCGCTCCTCTGCTTACCAGTTACCCCTCCTAAACAAACCCTGGTATTATCGTGTTTTCCAGATTGGAGCCGATTTTATAACTTTTAGTGGTAGTTTTTCCGAGTATTTACTAAAGATTCCCGGTCGTTTCTTTAAATACTTAGTAACTTTGACCAAAAAATCAACGTTACTAATTGACGATTTACGCTTTAAGACCGTGCGCAGCCTGGTGTGGTCACGCGGTCGACTGGGACGCCCCGTTATTCACTTTGGCGTTTTAATTTTAGCTTCAGCCGTTTTTATCGTTGGCGGGGCCCTGCAAAGTAATTTCGTGGAAGCCAAGCCAATAACGCCGGACTTAATGCCGGCCGCTTCCGATATGGCTTTGGGGTCTAATAGTGCTAAGACCGCCGAACCAACCTTTAGGGACGCCCCAATTGACTATGTGGTGGCTTCCGGTGACAGTTTTTCAACGATCGGGAATAAGTTTAACGTCTCCGTCGATAGTCTTTTATACGCTAACAATTTAGCCGGCTACTCGTATCTTTCCGTCGGTCAAAAACTAGTCATTCCGCCGATGTCCGGTCTTCTCGTCACCGTCGCTAGTGGCGACACCGTCTCGGGGCTGGCGGCCAAGTATCAAGTACCGCCGCAAGCGGTCGTTGACGTCAACTATTTAGACGAGCCCTTTACTTTGCGAGTTGGACAGAAATTAATGTTACCGGACGGTAAAATTCCGCTAGTGCCCGTGCCTGTCCTCGCCGTCAACCCCGACGCTCTGGTTCCTCAGGCGGTCGGCCAGGTTTACAACGAGTCTTTTGCTTACGGTTATAAGGGTGGGGAAGCCAAAATTACGGGGACGTCATCCTTCCAATGGCCCACGGAGCATCGCTACATTACCCAGTACTTTAGCAGCTACCACCCGGCTTTAGATATTGCCATTGATAGCGATATTTTAGCCAGCGATGCCGGCACGGTCGTCCGCAGCGGTTGGTGGCCGAATGGTTTTGGGAATGCCATTGAAATTGATCACGGTAACGGTTACACGACGACTTACGGTCACATGAGCCTGCTTTCCGTGTCGGTCGGGGAGACGGTTAGTAAAGGTCAAGTTTTGGGGCATATGGGAAACACGGGGCATAGCTTTGGCGAGCACGTGCATTTTATGATTAAGTACAACGGGGTGCCGGTGAATCCTTTGCAGTTCTTCTAAACCCTTCGTCATTCCGGCCCCAGAGCCGGAATCTAGTAAACGACCCAAATAAATTTTTAATTTTTAAAATCCAATCTGTTACTGGATTCCGGGTCAAGCCCGGAATGACAGGGTGGGTTGGTGGACCCTAGGAGATTCGGACTCCTGACCCCCACTATGCCATAGTGATGCTCTACCAACTGAGCTAAGGGCCCACGACAGTTTTGTATTCTAATCGTTTTTGTCATTCCGGGCAAGCCCTCGCCCCGAAGGGGCCCCTTTGGGGCGCGACCCGGAATCTAGTTACTGGATTCCGGCTCAAGGCCGGAATGACGAGTGGTGTTTCTAAAAACCATCTTCTTATTCGGTAAATTTTCAATCGTAAAAATTTTGGTTGATTGGGTAGGTTTTATAAGATTTATAGGTTCTATAGGTTTTATATGACTTTTGATCGTTTTTATTATCGTATTAGTCAGGTCATCAAGGCCAAGATGGCTCTGAGCGGAGATAGCGACGATTTTAGTGCCTTTTGGAAGTATCTTTTTTAGGTCCTTGGTGACTGTAGTGAGGGTTTTCGCGTCGACTAAGTCTACCTTTGAGATCACAACGATCTCGGTCTTCTGGGCCAGTACCGGCGACCAGAGGGCTAACTCAGTGCGAATGGTTTGGTAGTCTGTGGCAATGTCTTTGCTGTCAGCAGCAATTAGATGGACTATTACCGGGCAGCGCTCAATGTGGCGCAGGAAGCGGTCGCCCAGGCCCTTGCCTGAAGAAGCACCGGCGATTAGGCCGGGCAAATCGGCAAGAACTATTTTTTGTGGGTTACTGGATTCCGGGTCAAGCCCGGAATGACGAATAACAACCCCCAAATTAGGTTCTAAGGTGGTAAATGGATACGCTCCGACCGCGGCTTTGGCACTCGTCAACGTGTTTAAAAGCGTCGATTTGCCGGCGCTGGGCAGTCCAACGAGGCCAGCATCCGCCAAAATCTTTAGTTCTAATTGCAATTCTTTTTCCTCACCAGCGGTTCCCGGGGTCCACTCCATGGGGCGCTGGTTAGTGCTGCTGCGGAAGACGTAATTGCCTTTGCCACCGATGCCTTTGCTGGCTATTAGAACGCGCTCTCCAAGTTTAGTTAGGTCTGCGATAAGGGTTTTGGTATCGGGTTGTACCAGGTAAACCAAAGTTCCAATCGGTACCTTAAGCACGAGGTCCGCACCGCCGTGGCCGGTACAGTTGTTTTTGCCGCCGCGATTGCCGTCGTCGGCTTTAAAGTAACGCTGGCTGGCAAAGTCGGACAGGGTTAAAAGGTTAGAATCGGTCTCCAAGTAAATAGAACCACCATCACCGCCGTTACCGCCATCGGGGCCGCCTTTAGGGCGAAACTTTTCACGGTGCCAAGAAACAACGCCGTCACCGCCGTTACCAGCCTTAATCTTTATAGTTACGAGGTCTACCATGTTTGCATTATACACGTAGGGGTCGCATTTATGCGACCCTCAATCGAGGGCGGGATGAATCCCGCCCCTACGTTAATCGTTCCTTTTCAAATGTTGTTGTAGTGAGGTTTGACAAACAAATACGATCTAACGTAGGGGCGCCATTTATGACGCCCTCATCCGATCGGATCGAGGGCTTGATGAATCAAGCCCCTACGTTACGTTATTTATCTTTTGGAGGCTGATGTTGTTGCGGTTTTGGCAGAGGAGGAGGCGACCAGGGCTTGCAGTTCGGCTAGGGTTTTAGAAACGGCGGCGAAATCATCCGGTGACTTTTGCTCGTCTAGTAAACTCTTGGCGGCCCCGATTTCCTGAATGGCGCCGGGGTAATTCTTTAGAGCCGCCAGGACCAGGCCGAGGTCATAATGGGCTTGGGTCGAACTATTGTCTACATTAATGGCCCCTTGGTAAATTTGGGCGGCCTCTTGGTAGGATTTTTGGCTGATCAGAAGGTCGCCCAGAGAAATGCGGGTCTGGACGTTGTAAGGATCAAGGTTAATGGCTTGTTTGTAGGACGTTAAAGCACCAGTCAAGGCATTCTGATCCGAGTCTTTCATGGCGTCATAAACACTGGCTCGTAACTGCCAGTTAAGGGCGCTATAAGGGTCCAAACGGGTCGTAATAAAGTCAGACTGGGTAACGGCAATTTGAGCTAGAGCGTTGATATTGGTTTTATCTTGATCCGCAAGCGTTTGCTTTTGCGAAATCAGTTTAGCAATCGCCAGAGCCGTCCCTGCATATGTTCTTCGGTAGCTGT
This region of candidate division WWE3 bacterium genomic DNA includes:
- the rho gene encoding transcription termination factor Rho; this translates as MREVGNDFTEASLQKVIGVLELLPDFGILRQKDGIDTYVSLSQIRRFNLRVGDFIEGLARPPKENERYLSMIRVEKIQGLEPDKAKDRPNFDKITPIFPNEQIKLETTKDVLSTRLIDLIAPIGKGQRGMIVSPPKSGKTWLLKDIAQGVATNYPEVVLMVALIGERPEEVTDMARNVKGEVFASNFDESAELQTRAAEICLERAKRLCEVGKDVVILLDSITRLARAYNMTVPPSGRTLSGGYDPSALYPSKHFFGAARNLEDGGSLTIIATALVDTGSRMDDLIFEEFKGTGNMELRLDRALAERRTYPAIDIQASGTRHEELLFGKKELENIFKLRRMVDLLDGKDSTSLVLERLKKTETNEEFLRTLHESK
- a CDS encoding peptidoglycan DD-metalloendopeptidase family protein, which produces MLKSGRLSRLINIFRSSAYQLPLLNKPWYYRVFQIGADFITFSGSFSEYLLKIPGRFFKYLVTLTKKSTLLIDDLRFKTVRSLVWSRGRLGRPVIHFGVLILASAVFIVGGALQSNFVEAKPITPDLMPAASDMALGSNSAKTAEPTFRDAPIDYVVASGDSFSTIGNKFNVSVDSLLYANNLAGYSYLSVGQKLVIPPMSGLLVTVASGDTVSGLAAKYQVPPQAVVDVNYLDEPFTLRVGQKLMLPDGKIPLVPVPVLAVNPDALVPQAVGQVYNESFAYGYKGGEAKITGTSSFQWPTEHRYITQYFSSYHPALDIAIDSDILASDAGTVVRSGWWPNGFGNAIEIDHGNGYTTTYGHMSLLSVSVGETVSKGQVLGHMGNTGHSFGEHVHFMIKYNGVPVNPLQFF
- the obgE gene encoding GTPase ObgE, whose amino-acid sequence is MVDLVTIKIKAGNGGDGVVSWHREKFRPKGGPDGGNGGDGGSIYLETDSNLLTLSDFASQRYFKADDGNRGGKNNCTGHGGADLVLKVPIGTLVYLVQPDTKTLIADLTKLGERVLIASKGIGGKGNYVFRSSTNQRPMEWTPGTAGEEKELQLELKILADAGLVGLPSAGKSTLLNTLTSAKAAVGAYPFTTLEPNLGVVIRHSGLDPESSNPQKIVLADLPGLIAGASSGKGLGDRFLRHIERCPVIVHLIAADSKDIATDYQTIRTELALWSPVLAQKTEIVVISKVDLVDAKTLTTVTKDLKKILPKGTKIVAISAQSHLGLDDLTNTIIKTIKSHIKPIEPINLIKPTQSTKIFTIENLPNKKMVFRNTTRHSGLEPESSN